The DNA window AGGACATCGCCAGATTACATAAAAATAAAAGCTCTATCTCGTAGGTCGAGGTAGGGCTTTTATTGTAATCAAAACATTTATATATTATAATCTAACTAGTTGAACAATAAAATGTATTGTATAGAAATATAAAGGGGTGATTATTAATGGAGGCTAAAAAAATATTTGAAAGAGGAATTTCGTTTAAAGATTTTGTAAATATGGATTCAAATTCTTATAGAGATAAAACATTAGAAATTTATAATGGTGTAAGTTTTGAAGAAAAAAATATAGAAAGAATAAAAAGCATAGATAAAAAGATAAATATTTTGATTTGTGCAGAAATTTGGTGCCCAGATTGTATGATAAATGTGCCTATTGTGGAAAAGATGAGACAAATAAATGAAAATATCCACATTTCCATAGTTGGCAAAGAAGGAAATGAGGGATTTTTTAAAGTTTTTAACAGTGAAGAGAATATTGTGAGAATACCTACTTTTGTATTTTATGATAAATATTTCACTCAACTGGGTAGTTTTGTAGAAAGACCTACTTGCATAAAAGAAGTATACAATAGTGGAAATCAGCCATCTGTTATTGTGACCATGAGAAAATATAAAAAAGGTGAATATGCAGAAGAAACCTTGAAGGAAATACTGAAAAAAATAGGGTATTAGGATTGTGAGGTGACATTGTTGGGAAAAGGATGTAGAAACATATTTATATTTGCCACAATAATTATTTTGTTTTCTTTCTTTTATGTTGACAATTATTCACATTCTACAGGATTTTCTAAAAAGGATTTTTTAGTTCAACCAGATACCAATTGGGCTCCATATAAAGAAAAGGTAGAAGTAAAAGGCATATATCTTACAGGAAATACAGTAGGATATAAAGATAGATTTGATGAACTGATAAGATTTATTGATACTACAGAGATAAATGCAGTAGTCATAGATATAAAAGATGATTTAGGAGAAATAACATACAATACAGATTTGGATTATCTAAAAGATATAGGAGCAACAAACAATATTAGAATTGAAGATATTGGTGAAGTGATGAGCATATTGAGAGAAAAAGATATATATCCTATAGCTCGAATAGTGACTTTTAAAGATAGAAATTTGGCAAGCAAAAGACCTGATTTAGCCGTTAAATCCAAGGAAGGAACTGTGTGGAGAGACAATAAGGGGGATGCTTGGCTCAATCCTTACAACAAAGAGTCCTGGGAATATCCTGTAAAAATAGCTGAAGAAGCGGCTCTTAAGGGGTTTAAAGAAATTCAATTTGATTATGTAAGATTTCCAACTGATGGTAAAAGAGATTTTATAGATTATGGACAAGCTATAAAAGATATTCCTATGGAAGAAGCTATTGGAGAATTTCTTAAGTATGCGAAAGAAAGACTGGAGCCTTTGGGAGTTTATGTGTCAGCAGATGTTTTTGGCTTGGTAACAACTTCAGAAGATGACATGGGATTAGGACAATATTTAGAAACGATAGCTACAAGTGTAGATATTGTATCACCCATGGTTTATCCATCCCATTATGCAATGGGTAGTTATGGAGTTAGATATCCAGATGCAGAGCCATATAAAATAGTTTATAAGAGTGTTACAACTGCTGTAAATAGAATAGATAATATTCATACAAATGATAGAAAAGCTATTATAAGGCCTTGGCTTCAAGACTTTTCAGCTCCATGGTTAAAGAAGCAATATGGTTCTTATTACACAAAATATGGAGAAAAACAGATAAAGGCTCAAATACAGGCTTGTTATGATAGTGGTGTAAGAGAATGGATTTTTTGGAATGCATCAAATAAATATACATTAGATGGGTATGAAAGAAAATAATATGATAATATAACTAAAACTAAGAAAATCGACTAAATGGGTAGAATATATATCTATATCAAAAAAAAACTGTCATTAAACTCTTTTGACAGTTTTTTTTGATAATGTTACAATGTATTGTATTATGGAGAATGATATATACTAAATATAGATATTGGAGGTGTTTTTATGGAGCTTACAGATAATGCGAAGAAAGTTCTTGAAAGAAGATACTTGACGAAAGATAGTACTGGAAAAATTGTAGAGACTCCTGAACAAATGTTTGGAAGAGTAGCAAATTCTATTGCTGAAGCAGATAAAATATATGATGAGGATATAGATGTAAAAAAGGTGGCTCAAAAATTTTATGATATGATGATTAATTTAGAATTTATACCAAATTCGCCCACCCTTATGAATGCAGGAAAAGAACTTGGGCAATTGTCAGCTTGTTTTGTTTTGCCAGTAGAAGATTCTATGGAAGGCATTTTTGATGCAATAAAAAATGCAGCTCTAATACATAAAAGTGGTGGTGGTACTGGATTTAGTTTTTCGAGACTTAGACAAAAAGGTTCTTCGGTTAAATCAACTGGTGGAGTTGCTTCTGGCCCTGTTAGTTTTATGAAAGTGTTCAATTCGGCTACTGAAGCTGTGAAACAAGGTGGTACTCGTAGAGGAGCAAATATGGGAATTTTGAGAATAGACCATCCCGATATAATGGAATTTATTGAGTGCAAAAGAGATACTAGTGAAATAACTAATTTCAATATAAGTGTTGGGATTACTGAAAAGTTTATGGAAGCTGTTCAAAATGGAGAAGATTATGATTTGATAGATCCTCATACCAAAATGTCTGTAGGAAGCTTAAATGCTAAGGAGGTATTTAAACATATTGTAGAAATGGCTTGGAGTACAGGAGAACCTGGAATAGTATTTTTAGATAGAATAAATAAAACTAGCCCAGTAAGAAAATTGGGAGAAATAGAAAGCACTAACCCATGTGTTACTGGAGATACTTATGTCTCAACGGAATATGGTTTGATGAGAATTGATGAAATATATAACAAATATGAGAATGGTGGACTTATTATAGCTACTGATGATAGAGTGCCTATGACTCAATATGAAGTAGTAAATGGCGGAAGTGTTGCTGAGACCATTCCATGTATGGAATGTGATGGTGTTTCTTTTAATGGAATAACTAAGGTATATAA is part of the Sporanaerobacter acetigenes DSM 13106 genome and encodes:
- a CDS encoding thioredoxin family protein, producing the protein MEAKKIFERGISFKDFVNMDSNSYRDKTLEIYNGVSFEEKNIERIKSIDKKINILICAEIWCPDCMINVPIVEKMRQINENIHISIVGKEGNEGFFKVFNSEENIVRIPTFVFYDKYFTQLGSFVERPTCIKEVYNSGNQPSVIVTMRKYKKGEYAEETLKEILKKIGY
- a CDS encoding putative glycoside hydrolase — its product is MGKGCRNIFIFATIIILFSFFYVDNYSHSTGFSKKDFLVQPDTNWAPYKEKVEVKGIYLTGNTVGYKDRFDELIRFIDTTEINAVVIDIKDDLGEITYNTDLDYLKDIGATNNIRIEDIGEVMSILREKDIYPIARIVTFKDRNLASKRPDLAVKSKEGTVWRDNKGDAWLNPYNKESWEYPVKIAEEAALKGFKEIQFDYVRFPTDGKRDFIDYGQAIKDIPMEEAIGEFLKYAKERLEPLGVYVSADVFGLVTTSEDDMGLGQYLETIATSVDIVSPMVYPSHYAMGSYGVRYPDAEPYKIVYKSVTTAVNRIDNIHTNDRKAIIRPWLQDFSAPWLKKQYGSYYTKYGEKQIKAQIQACYDSGVREWIFWNASNKYTLDGYERK